TGGCTGGGCCAGGCAGGACACCgggagatggagatgatggaggctcttggctgggctgggtgaGGTGCAAGGGCCACCTGGGACATGATGTTGTGAGTCACTGACTCCAGATCCCTCCTTTGCTGCAAGAAACCTCCCTTTCCAACCTGACCAGGCCGTATCTTACAAGGAGTTTGGAGCTTTTTGTTCTGTTAAAGAAAGTGGGTCCAACCGAGTCCCCCTGTGATGTCTACATACCCCTTTCTGATTTCCATTTGCATGTATTCCTGGAAAGATGATCCCCATTTCTCCCTGAGCCAAAGTCTTCAGCTCTGAGAGGTCTCACCCCTCCCTGGGCTTTCCCAAACATCTCTCAGCCATCGGAGTGGCACCAAGCATCACTGAGCACCAGCTGCTGGAAGACACATAGgtcctgcaggagctgcctccCTTGGGGTCAAGATCTGTCACATTTAGGGTCTCTGAATGTCTAATGGATCATGGACCAGAGCATTTTTCTTCCACCAGCTTCAGTATCCCCTCTTTGGCACTAGTTGTGCCATTCCTCTTCCTGAATCTTCTTCCTGGCTTTTTTCCCACAGCTTATTTTGGAGGTTTCTGATACAAATCAATCTGCACCCATTGCCTCGTCAATGAATGAAATGATGTGCTGAGCACACCCTCACATTTTTACCTCCCTGATGAagtgtatgtttttttttcacatgggtATATTAGTATTTAATTGCTGGGTTGCATAAAGAGCTCGTGATGAAAACTGTTAGTCCCTTCTCCACAAGTAAGTTGTCTGGAGTGGGAATAAAAAGACATCAGGTTGAATCAACCAGGAACCTCGATGTGAGGGGGAACGGGGACGCTGCAAACACCAGCTTTGGCCACAAGAAGAAACGGAAGCAATTCAAAGGGATGAAGTGGAAAACACTGATGCAAGGGGGTTATGAACCATAATTTTTTATTGCCTCCATGTCTGCTGTGAAATAAGGTGATGAACAGCACTTGATATTTCACAGAGACAGTGGGTTACACCTTCAAAGCACGTTACAAGCAAAATGACAGGAAGAGCGGAGATCCATGAGCGACATGGGACATGCTGACCATCAAGGCAATGTTGCAAGAGTGAGAAGTTTCTCTCATTCATCCTCATTCCTCGTGTCCTCTACTTTATCTTCCGGGCTGGCACTTTGCAGggctgcttttgctgctggcTTGGGATGCATTTTGCCATGGGCGGCTGGCTTGGGATGCACTTTGCTGCAGGCTGCTGGGTTGGGATGCATTTTGCCATGGGTGGTTGGCTTGGGATGCACTTTACTGCAGGCTGCTGGGTTGGGATGCATTTTGCCATGGGTGGCTGGCTTGGGATACACTTTACCACGGGCACACAACCTTGCTGAACTGGAGGGGGACAGGTCTGCACAGGGCAGCACTGCGGGATGTGCTGCGTTGGCTTGCTGTAGCACGGCTTCCCTCCCTGGTAGGCTCCTCCGTGGCACGTCTCGGAGCAGACCGACCTCCCGTAGCTGTGGCATCCCCCCGATGACCCATAGCTGTATGTTGGCCTCCTGACACAGCTTGAACCACCTCCGTGGCATGAACCTGAGGACCCTTGGCATCTCTCAGAGCAGACCGACCTCCCGTAGCTGTGGCATCCCCCTGATGACCCATAGCTGTAGGTGGGTCTCCTGA
The sequence above is a segment of the Numenius arquata chromosome 27, bNumArq3.hap1.1, whole genome shotgun sequence genome. Coding sequences within it:
- the LOC141476029 gene encoding uncharacterized protein; translated protein: MIYSSGRESYFNLNSTWYDPSGSWLDTRRTPFRYGYNTCSSGCEGEGVEGMRGHNYRHYGYRQPVCSERCHGYAAADSCHGGGGSSCVRRPTYSYGSSGGCHSYGRSVCSERCQGSSGSCHGGGSSCVRRPTYSYGSSGGCHSYGRSVCSETCHGGAYQGGKPCYSKPTQHIPQCCPVQTCPPPVQQGCVPVVKCIPSQPPMAKCIPTQQPAVKCIPSQPPMAKCIPTQQPAAKCIPSQPPMAKCIPSQQQKQPCKVPARKIK